A single window of Candidatus Zixiibacteriota bacterium DNA harbors:
- a CDS encoding prepilin peptidase, whose product MELLLPIWIGLFGLVIGSFLNVLIYRLPLGKKFVSGRSACTACGQQLKWYHNIPVLSYLCLRGKCAFCQESISMRYPIVELLNAALYLYFFRQEGMSLDFLILAVLASALVVIFFIDLDHRIIPDSITLPGMIVGLAVSMRPDGIGILSAIIGLVAGGGSLYLVALLGDWLFKKESMGGGDIKMAGMLGAFLGWQKVIFVFFGSAAIGLVVSLAVMCFSSRLRETRMIPFGPFLASAAVVAIIFGDRIIHWYLVTVVGVTPW is encoded by the coding sequence ATGGAACTACTACTACCGATTTGGATCGGCCTGTTCGGGCTGGTGATAGGATCGTTTCTTAATGTGCTGATCTATCGCCTTCCGCTCGGCAAGAAATTCGTGTCTGGTCGTTCGGCCTGCACCGCCTGTGGTCAACAACTCAAGTGGTACCACAATATCCCCGTTCTGAGCTATCTTTGCCTGCGAGGGAAATGTGCGTTCTGTCAGGAATCAATCTCAATGCGATATCCTATAGTAGAGTTGCTCAATGCAGCGCTCTATTTGTATTTCTTCCGACAAGAGGGGATGTCGTTAGATTTTCTGATATTGGCAGTCCTGGCCTCCGCGTTGGTCGTCATTTTTTTCATTGACCTGGATCACCGGATCATTCCTGATTCCATAACTCTTCCCGGTATGATTGTCGGGCTGGCTGTGTCGATGCGGCCGGACGGAATCGGGATTCTCAGCGCCATCATCGGGTTGGTGGCGGGAGGAGGGTCGCTGTACCTGGTGGCGCTTTTGGGTGATTGGTTGTTCAAGAAAGAGTCGATGGGCGGGGGCGACATCAAAATGGCCGGTATGCTGGGAGCGTTTCTTGGGTGGCAGAAAGTCATCTTTGTGTTTTTCGGATCCGCTGCGATCGGGCTGGTGGTATCGTTGGCGGTAATGTGTTTTTCATCTCGACTGCGCGAAACGCGAATGATTCCGTTTGGTCCGTTTCTGGCTTCGGCGGCGGTGGTGGCTATCATATTTGGCGATCGTATCATCCATTGGTATCTAGTAACGGTCGTTGGTGTTACTCCGTGGTGA
- the efp gene encoding elongation factor P, whose protein sequence is MFSPSDFRKGLRIVVDDQPYYVVSYQHFKMGRGKANIRTKLKHIKTGAVVEKVFGSNDSFKAPDVEERKMQYLYENSGAYTFMDSETFDQIEIPVENLGDARWFLLENSDYKVLFLDGQALSVDLPASVIMEVVTTEPAARGDTVSNITKPATVMTGLEVKVPPFIKEGDMIKIDTRTSEYIERAN, encoded by the coding sequence ATGTTTTCACCGTCGGATTTTCGTAAAGGCTTGCGTATTGTCGTTGATGATCAGCCGTACTATGTAGTCAGCTACCAGCACTTCAAGATGGGGCGAGGCAAGGCTAATATTCGCACTAAGCTTAAGCACATTAAGACCGGTGCAGTCGTCGAAAAGGTGTTTGGCTCGAACGATTCTTTCAAAGCCCCCGATGTGGAAGAACGCAAGATGCAGTATCTATACGAGAACAGCGGAGCTTACACTTTTATGGATTCGGAGACGTTCGATCAAATCGAAATCCCCGTGGAGAATCTTGGTGATGCCCGGTGGTTTCTGCTGGAGAACTCCGATTACAAGGTGCTGTTCCTCGATGGTCAGGCGCTCTCGGTGGATCTGCCAGCGTCTGTTATCATGGAAGTTGTCACTACCGAACCGGCCGCTCGGGGTGACACTGTGTCGAATATTACCAAGCCGGCCACAGTTATGACCGGCCTTGAGGTAAAAGTACCGCCCTTCATCAAAGAAGGGGATATGATTAAGATAGATACTCGCACGAGTGAATACATAGAACGAGCCAATTAG
- a CDS encoding response regulator, with protein MQTYVSTKLIQKYFQARAGKKFAGIVTQVDTAAQMMARILGADFVAVFYCGQGELIPVSYQHGHHLSIRNLGALESYWANKRSDLLPHESIMIDLEEDDSASTLPPDQFGRDNSFACNYQFRYDFDGDLDLICSAYWYESQPAVSLESIHMLDLACQSASIAMNAADDLAQVENYSQGLSRLLPLFELPLRTLAYDELVDQVLQRVNDIIPGAIVLALQRDNDTGSFTLKEHINCDRPTDEDLKLMLEQVEPLIRLDLQEDTLKYRCQNLGRDSDTYWSHAVMLEISPDSDIHLVLVVKAAGNIELSANDRELLSVLAVFVQTVLRNALLVKQLREANQLLDEASQRLANTETVAALADMTSGLAHDFNNVFGGLIGRVQLMKRKTEDGANLEGLNQLEHLALVGAESVRRLQEFSTSVTQRKLYPVELGQLLKDLMAVGRITWQEIAAGKKIQVCARCLLDKVVVSGDRVDLMTVIDKLVDNAVKFSPNGSKVDIIVAAEENLITITVSDEGPGIPEQLRTKIFYPFFTTTLERGAGLGLAIVRGIVGRLNGNVAVHSNESGGSSFVVTLEGIEESPRKVVRETTLSKNKPERLRILVVDDDSDVREVLMDTLAIDGHNPVGCPDGYVALEEIDKRDFNMMITDLGMPGMSGLELAGIVHERFPAMPIAMITGWGTQLDESELALSGIRTIMSKPFHLKDVRALVSDLSAEAQSSDQIFPRN; from the coding sequence ATGCAGACCTATGTCTCAACCAAGTTAATACAGAAATACTTCCAGGCGAGGGCCGGTAAGAAGTTTGCTGGCATCGTCACTCAGGTCGATACAGCAGCTCAAATGATGGCGCGAATCCTTGGGGCTGATTTCGTAGCTGTTTTCTATTGCGGTCAGGGGGAACTGATACCGGTTTCCTATCAACACGGACATCATCTTTCCATACGCAATCTTGGTGCGCTGGAGTCATATTGGGCTAACAAAAGATCCGACCTGTTGCCTCACGAATCGATCATGATTGACCTTGAGGAGGACGATTCTGCATCTACTCTTCCGCCGGATCAATTCGGTCGGGACAACAGCTTTGCATGCAATTACCAGTTCCGTTACGACTTTGATGGAGATCTTGATCTAATCTGTTCCGCCTATTGGTATGAGTCCCAACCAGCAGTATCGCTGGAGTCTATACACATGCTTGATCTGGCCTGCCAGTCGGCCTCGATTGCCATGAATGCCGCCGACGATCTGGCTCAGGTCGAGAACTACTCGCAAGGGCTATCGCGACTGTTGCCTTTGTTCGAATTACCCCTGAGAACTCTTGCATACGACGAACTTGTCGACCAGGTGCTGCAACGCGTGAATGACATTATCCCAGGCGCGATTGTACTGGCATTACAACGGGACAACGATACCGGTTCTTTCACGCTGAAAGAACATATCAACTGTGACCGTCCCACTGACGAAGATCTCAAGCTGATGCTGGAGCAAGTAGAACCTCTCATTCGACTAGATCTTCAAGAAGATACGCTCAAGTATCGTTGCCAGAATCTTGGTCGTGATAGTGATACCTACTGGAGCCATGCGGTGATGCTTGAGATCAGCCCGGATTCCGATATTCACCTGGTTCTGGTGGTGAAGGCGGCTGGTAATATTGAGCTCAGCGCCAATGATCGTGAGTTGTTGTCTGTTTTGGCTGTCTTTGTACAAACTGTTCTGCGCAACGCTCTCCTGGTAAAACAACTACGGGAAGCCAACCAGCTTTTGGACGAAGCTTCACAACGGTTGGCGAATACCGAGACTGTTGCTGCTCTGGCCGACATGACTTCCGGTTTGGCTCACGACTTTAATAACGTCTTTGGTGGTCTCATCGGGCGCGTGCAATTGATGAAGCGCAAGACTGAAGATGGCGCCAATCTGGAAGGGCTGAACCAACTCGAACACCTGGCTCTTGTTGGAGCCGAGTCGGTTCGACGTCTTCAGGAGTTCAGTACCAGCGTCACGCAACGGAAGTTGTATCCGGTCGAGCTGGGTCAATTGCTCAAGGATTTGATGGCGGTTGGCCGGATTACCTGGCAGGAGATTGCAGCCGGAAAGAAGATACAGGTATGTGCCAGGTGTCTGCTTGATAAGGTCGTGGTTAGTGGTGATCGGGTAGACCTAATGACAGTTATCGACAAGCTGGTTGATAACGCTGTGAAGTTTTCGCCGAACGGCAGTAAGGTGGATATTATTGTAGCTGCCGAGGAAAACCTTATCACCATAACCGTTAGCGATGAAGGTCCGGGTATTCCGGAGCAATTACGGACGAAAATATTCTATCCATTCTTTACGACAACTCTGGAGCGTGGAGCCGGGTTGGGATTGGCGATAGTTCGCGGTATAGTGGGACGTCTCAACGGTAACGTCGCGGTTCATTCTAACGAATCAGGCGGATCGAGTTTTGTAGTGACCCTTGAAGGCATAGAGGAGTCACCCCGGAAAGTGGTGCGGGAAACGACGCTATCCAAGAACAAACCGGAACGTCTGCGAATTCTCGTTGTCGATGATGATAGCGATGTACGTGAAGTACTAATGGACACGTTGGCTATAGATGGGCACAATCCGGTCGGTTGTCCCGACGGATATGTAGCGTTGGAGGAAATTGACAAGCGAGATTTCAACATGATGATCACCGATCTTGGTATGCCCGGCATGTCTGGTCTCGAACTGGCGGGAATAGTACACGAACGATTTCCGGCCATGCCAATTGCCATGATAACCGGTTGGGGGACACAGCTTGATGAGAGTGAATTAGCTCTTAGCGGGATCAGGACGATTATGTCGAAGCCATTCCATCTGAAAGACGTCCGGGCGCTGGTGAGTGATCTGAGTGCCGAGGCTCAAAGCAGCGATCAAATTTTCCCAAGAAACTGA
- the rnhC gene encoding ribonuclease HIII, with protein sequence MSGRRVVGVDESGKGDFFGPLVVAAFLAPDDACPMLVKAGVRDGKKLSDNRVLDLDEFLRKDFAHQLVVIDPEQYNARYKNIRNLNKLLAHGHGEAISGVLEQQTADLIVVDQFGKTELVESVLRKAGVSVEVNQRFRGEEIVQVAAASILARAAFIREIKRLSGEYHVDIPKGASAQVDRVGRELVHLYGVDVLTKLSKTHFKNFSRASSLTLFSK encoded by the coding sequence ATGTCCGGGCGGCGAGTAGTCGGTGTTGACGAGTCCGGTAAGGGTGATTTTTTTGGCCCGTTGGTTGTGGCCGCGTTTCTTGCCCCAGATGATGCCTGTCCTATGCTGGTCAAGGCTGGTGTGCGCGACGGAAAAAAGCTCTCTGACAACCGCGTTCTTGATCTCGACGAGTTCCTGAGGAAGGACTTTGCTCATCAATTGGTGGTGATCGACCCCGAGCAATATAACGCCCGCTACAAGAATATTCGAAACCTCAACAAACTATTGGCTCATGGCCACGGCGAGGCCATTTCCGGTGTTCTGGAGCAACAGACGGCTGATCTGATTGTAGTGGACCAGTTTGGCAAAACAGAATTGGTCGAGAGTGTCTTAAGAAAGGCTGGAGTGTCGGTAGAAGTCAACCAGCGCTTTCGCGGTGAAGAAATAGTTCAGGTGGCAGCCGCATCAATCCTCGCGAGGGCGGCCTTTATTAGGGAAATCAAGCGATTATCCGGTGAGTACCATGTTGATATCCCCAAAGGAGCCTCAGCTCAAGTAGATCGAGTTGGTCGAGAATTGGTCCATCTCTATGGCGTTGATGTCCTGACCAAACTCTCCAAGACGCACTTCAAGAACTTTAGTCGAGCCTCAAGTCTTACTTTGTTTTCTAAATAG
- a CDS encoding riboflavin synthase gives MIEDIGTIVDLPARGNYRLLTIKSPLVDSDLSIGDSIACDGVCLTVTELGAGSFTVEASQETAERSILHIYRRGSLLNLERALQVGSRVGGHFVTGHVDCTASVAKVVRVGESLEIVVQYDPKFDRLVIEKGSVAINGISLTVNRVDSGRLSVNLIPHSATATTVSQWKTGDEVNIEFDMLGKYLLKINQYSENNGLTKNKLFESGW, from the coding sequence TTGATTGAAGATATAGGCACGATCGTGGATCTCCCTGCGCGGGGAAACTATCGTTTGCTGACAATAAAGTCGCCTTTGGTCGATTCTGATCTGTCCATCGGTGATTCCATAGCCTGTGACGGAGTCTGTCTGACGGTTACCGAGCTTGGGGCTGGTTCGTTCACAGTGGAAGCTTCCCAGGAAACGGCGGAGAGGTCGATTCTACATATCTATCGACGCGGTTCGTTGCTTAATCTCGAAAGAGCACTTCAGGTCGGTTCGCGCGTGGGCGGCCATTTCGTGACCGGTCATGTAGACTGCACAGCAAGTGTTGCCAAGGTAGTCAGAGTTGGAGAGTCACTTGAGATAGTAGTACAGTACGATCCAAAGTTTGACCGGCTGGTGATCGAGAAAGGATCTGTCGCTATCAACGGTATCTCACTGACCGTCAATCGTGTTGATTCCGGTCGCCTCAGTGTCAATTTGATCCCCCATTCGGCGACGGCCACAACGGTCTCACAGTGGAAGACGGGTGATGAGGTCAATATTGAGTTCGATATGTTGGGAAAGTATCTGCTAAAAATAAATCAATATTCTGAAAACAACGGTTTAACTAAGAATAAGCTCTTTGAGAGCGGATGGTGA
- a CDS encoding 16S rRNA (uracil(1498)-N(3))-methyltransferase yields MLPPLFYAPPQNRTGDIIELSAAEGRHAQSVLRLSKGTPVIVVDGIGTAFRGELTGGPRSKKVTVGIHSETRHYGEPSIHLTLAVGLSVGSKFDEIIDKGTQLGVRRFVPLVTNKTKMRFDDPKRLASRLKRWEKVALAALKQCRRSYLPNISTPTSVVDFLPQVEPGSLSLIFHPDPSVSSFDNLSINSDYQRAYLLVGPESGFSDDEYQFAIRAGFTPTRLGTRILRTETAGPAVCALVMNAVGELR; encoded by the coding sequence TTGTTGCCACCGCTTTTCTATGCGCCGCCCCAGAATCGAACCGGGGACATCATTGAGTTATCGGCCGCAGAAGGCAGGCACGCCCAGTCGGTTTTGCGCCTCAGTAAGGGAACACCGGTGATCGTCGTGGATGGAATTGGTACTGCTTTTCGAGGTGAACTAACTGGTGGTCCACGTTCGAAAAAGGTCACGGTTGGCATCCATTCTGAAACGCGACATTATGGGGAGCCGTCGATCCATCTTACTCTGGCGGTTGGACTTTCTGTCGGGAGTAAGTTTGACGAGATTATTGATAAGGGAACACAGTTGGGAGTCAGACGCTTTGTGCCTTTGGTCACCAACAAGACAAAGATGAGATTTGATGATCCCAAGCGTCTTGCGTCGCGCCTGAAGCGTTGGGAGAAAGTTGCCCTGGCGGCGCTAAAGCAATGTCGCCGGTCATATCTACCCAATATCTCGACGCCTACATCGGTGGTGGATTTCCTCCCACAGGTCGAGCCGGGAAGCCTGAGCTTGATTTTTCATCCCGACCCGAGCGTGTCATCTTTCGATAATTTGAGTATAAACTCTGACTATCAGCGGGCGTACCTGCTCGTTGGTCCTGAGTCCGGATTTTCAGACGATGAATACCAGTTTGCGATACGTGCCGGATTCACCCCCACCAGACTGGGTACGCGTATCCTGCGCACGGAGACTGCCGGACCAGCTGTCTGTGCCCTGGTGATGAATGCTGTGGGTGAGTTGAGATAA
- the ribD gene encoding bifunctional diaminohydroxyphosphoribosylaminopyrimidine deaminase/5-amino-6-(5-phosphoribosylamino)uracil reductase RibD — protein MPERTDREFMALALELASRGRYHTAPNPMVGAVIVKKGRIIGQGYHRRVGGDHAEVAALKNVARSVRGATIYVTLEPCCHTGHTGPCTKAIIEAGIKRVVVAVKDPNPQVNGKGLRALRKAGLTVETGLMRTEAIRLNEIYFNWHRHGRPFVVLKMAQSLDGRIATRTGSSQWISCPATLKLAHQLRAEFDGVVVGMNTVAVDNPSLTVRRVKGANPYRIVLTSSLKFPRRCHLLLDNDDYKTVVAGPAAANERFAKTKRGQNLIYWNLAEKPNGQLDVADLVKQAGSFGLRSLLIEGGQNVATEFLKLNLVDKCVIVIAPKIVGEGINAIGDLKTQVMADALQLEKHEFQQLGKDCVVIGYPRKRA, from the coding sequence ATGCCCGAGCGGACAGACCGCGAGTTCATGGCGCTGGCTCTTGAATTGGCCTCACGGGGCCGGTATCACACTGCGCCCAACCCTATGGTTGGGGCGGTCATCGTCAAGAAGGGCCGCATAATTGGTCAGGGCTATCACCGCCGCGTTGGGGGTGATCACGCCGAAGTGGCTGCCCTGAAGAACGTCGCCCGTTCGGTGCGCGGGGCTACCATCTATGTCACCCTCGAACCATGTTGTCATACCGGCCATACTGGCCCATGCACCAAGGCTATCATAGAGGCTGGTATCAAGCGCGTCGTTGTGGCCGTTAAAGACCCCAATCCTCAGGTAAACGGTAAAGGTCTTCGAGCGCTTCGGAAAGCCGGTCTTACCGTCGAAACCGGACTCATGAGAACTGAGGCGATCCGCCTCAACGAAATCTACTTCAACTGGCATCGACATGGTCGGCCGTTTGTAGTTCTCAAAATGGCGCAATCGCTTGATGGTCGGATAGCAACCCGGACCGGCTCGTCGCAATGGATCTCGTGCCCGGCCACACTCAAGCTTGCCCATCAACTTCGAGCCGAATTCGACGGTGTCGTGGTGGGGATGAACACCGTTGCGGTTGACAATCCATCTCTTACTGTTCGCCGCGTCAAGGGTGCCAATCCGTATCGTATTGTCCTGACCTCGTCATTGAAGTTCCCACGCAGGTGTCACCTGCTATTGGATAATGATGACTACAAGACAGTAGTTGCGGGACCGGCGGCGGCGAACGAACGATTTGCCAAAACAAAACGCGGACAGAACCTCATCTACTGGAACCTGGCCGAGAAGCCCAACGGCCAGCTTGACGTGGCCGACCTCGTGAAACAGGCAGGCAGCTTCGGTCTGAGATCGCTGTTGATTGAGGGTGGTCAAAACGTGGCGACCGAATTCCTGAAACTGAACCTGGTCGATAAGTGTGTGATCGTAATAGCCCCGAAAATAGTAGGGGAGGGGATCAATGCTATCGGGGATTTGAAGACGCAGGTTATGGCAGATGCATTACAATTAGAGAAACACGAATTCCAACAACTGGGAAAAGACTGCGTGGTGATCGGCTATCCAAGGAAGAGAGCTTAG
- a CDS encoding GAF domain-containing protein produces the protein MEGQTVNLGAGLISLSALVVVLRFRPMILALSGEVYRHISSGLVIMALVATARLGNDAGFFVSVPFFSEPLFFKLTSWIATITATVLLASGISGWLERGRSPQAQSDKKDNRYDLLKQIEQLVAGESRTTLILERVLELIVGGLRISKGAIFVRQQRTGTISFLSAAGGLEKDVDLLRSISTSASSTDESDDIAVEVPPGSESPRVVMPLRVKGKLVAVFLLWTDKIGLSIEDQDVVRLVMDILGRSMTSRKLQLEVEYGRQQNRETENLQEIIDSGGNFDDRVVRVARLLRGVTGAEYLSFTMAYTGRDSRRYTVGRNGTLLSEKGLDPIWLEDLSSTMTDGTHPFMATTDMEQMPPFVGDIMKATGVKDLLVVPLQDTNCTKAVLLLGPVHARGRTLHTLRAMIPVLARMLSAEIGRYEEEQFRRRHTLVNCILSELASESESQQVYQKAANVLLRELRTSSVRISTFEENGTFLRSRALALTHSQDDMVPADGHMIMSLMPYHRLVRDHGRLMVINQENAEGTMSQAETRQMYRPDLKSALLVPITLGQQVCGVISLADRRRSDRYHYTPCDVLFVSSVAAAVALVIRSAFDSTLTEATRLQFETVGMSTGSFPRGSICSPPVGPSDPVGNVDSRIVAPESTDTEKIIG, from the coding sequence GTGGAAGGTCAGACAGTGAATTTAGGGGCAGGGTTGATCTCTCTCTCCGCTCTTGTAGTGGTGTTGCGGTTCAGACCCATGATATTAGCTTTGAGTGGTGAAGTGTACCGACACATTTCGTCCGGGTTGGTGATAATGGCATTAGTGGCGACAGCCCGATTGGGTAACGACGCAGGGTTCTTTGTTTCTGTACCGTTTTTCTCCGAGCCGTTGTTTTTCAAGCTGACTTCCTGGATTGCTACGATAACCGCTACTGTGCTTCTGGCCAGTGGTATCTCCGGGTGGCTGGAACGTGGTCGCTCTCCACAAGCCCAGTCAGATAAGAAAGATAATCGGTACGATCTATTGAAGCAGATTGAGCAGCTCGTCGCGGGTGAGAGCCGAACCACATTGATACTGGAAAGAGTTCTGGAGCTAATTGTTGGGGGACTGAGGATTTCCAAAGGGGCCATATTTGTCCGTCAACAACGAACCGGAACCATAAGCTTTCTAAGTGCTGCGGGTGGTCTGGAGAAAGATGTCGATCTGTTGAGATCAATCTCAACCTCAGCTAGCAGTACTGACGAGAGTGATGATATTGCTGTGGAAGTTCCGCCTGGAAGTGAATCTCCGCGAGTAGTAATGCCATTGCGTGTCAAGGGTAAGCTGGTAGCCGTGTTCCTGCTGTGGACCGACAAGATTGGTCTCTCAATCGAAGATCAGGATGTAGTAAGACTCGTAATGGACATTCTTGGTCGCTCCATGACCAGCCGGAAGCTCCAACTTGAGGTCGAGTATGGCCGGCAACAGAACAGAGAGACGGAAAATCTCCAGGAAATTATCGACAGTGGTGGTAACTTTGATGACCGAGTGGTTCGAGTTGCCCGATTGCTACGGGGTGTGACAGGGGCAGAATATCTTTCTTTTACGATGGCCTATACGGGACGTGATAGCCGTCGGTACACGGTGGGACGAAACGGGACTCTGCTCAGTGAGAAGGGACTTGATCCAATTTGGCTGGAGGATCTATCTTCGACGATGACGGATGGGACGCATCCTTTCATGGCTACTACTGACATGGAGCAGATGCCGCCTTTTGTGGGTGATATCATGAAGGCCACGGGTGTGAAGGACCTACTCGTAGTTCCGTTGCAGGACACTAATTGCACTAAGGCGGTATTGTTGTTAGGACCGGTGCATGCTCGCGGACGTACCCTTCATACGTTGCGAGCAATGATACCAGTTCTTGCAAGGATGTTGTCCGCCGAGATTGGTCGCTACGAAGAAGAGCAGTTCCGTCGCAGGCACACATTGGTCAATTGTATTTTAAGTGAACTCGCCTCAGAGTCGGAGTCGCAGCAAGTCTACCAGAAAGCTGCCAACGTACTTCTCAGAGAACTGCGGACATCCTCAGTGAGGATATCGACTTTTGAGGAGAACGGGACATTTCTGAGATCGCGGGCGTTGGCACTAACCCATTCCCAGGATGACATGGTTCCGGCCGACGGACATATGATCATGTCTCTGATGCCCTATCATCGTCTGGTGCGTGACCATGGACGACTGATGGTGATCAACCAGGAGAATGCTGAGGGCACAATGTCACAGGCCGAGACGAGGCAGATGTACCGTCCGGATCTGAAATCAGCCTTGTTGGTACCGATCACGCTGGGACAACAGGTATGTGGCGTTATCTCATTGGCTGACCGACGGCGTAGTGATCGCTACCATTACACACCCTGTGATGTGCTTTTCGTTTCCTCGGTAGCTGCTGCGGTGGCTCTTGTTATCCGGTCAGCATTTGATTCAACCCTGACTGAGGCTACGAGACTTCAGTTCGAAACAGTGGGTATGTCGACAGGTAGCTTCCCAAGAGGAAGCATATGTTCGCCTCCTGTCGGTCCGAGCGATCCGGTGGGAAACGTCGACTCAAGAATTGTGGCGCCAGAATCGACGGACACTGAGAAGATCATTGGCTAA
- a CDS encoding PAS domain S-box protein, with product MKRYESEVHLGLLAIILALVFLSFLSNLVIYRTREAKRESLTSSMESAAVVIGRALPSMAEPHLNAEQEAQLKRTFQLSRICIFPTRPADGTREARLKWFRVVAQKLPVADMHDLAEKLFTSEYQSLTRGSNDQYFLVSPIPGNRYNLLILSREDVELAYLDDSQRLVATMGVVVVIVLIGIYLLLSKIIFSPLRKLKLEAKHAGRSLDAGEDDADAVVEEYRRVIHELRKQEQQLLRLNEIIRQKADSLEQFNKYLLQSIRSGIVTFDLEGNIVTVNDAAESMLGVTIEGCIGKAYGTVIPDGSVISSAVSMSLKDLTATDYQETDMTGPDGRHLTVGVSTSVICGGNDQPLGVSLLLNNLSEVTQLRTELEVKERMAALGELAGGLAHQLRNSMGAISGYLTLLKKRLDQKDTVEDSVAALIAEAAEAQDLLECFLQYARPLQINGFPEVLADLVFDVVSSFQVRQDLTAIRFRIEADMQLTVILDALLFKQVLGNLIENAALAYGPDGGEVLIEVSEADGNVIIEVSDNGCGIPIENLDKIFTPFFSSRAAGTGLGLSLASKIVDLHGGRLTVTSEANQRTVFSVILPMIPTPDQDNTNSGVSAQVVT from the coding sequence ATGAAACGGTACGAATCGGAAGTACACCTGGGCTTGCTGGCAATCATTCTCGCCCTGGTGTTCCTGAGTTTCCTATCCAACCTGGTCATCTATCGAACTCGTGAAGCCAAACGCGAATCGCTTACCTCCAGCATGGAATCTGCCGCAGTAGTTATCGGACGCGCCTTACCCAGTATGGCAGAGCCACACCTGAACGCTGAACAGGAAGCGCAACTCAAACGGACCTTTCAACTCAGCAGGATTTGTATCTTCCCTACCAGACCAGCTGACGGGACCAGAGAAGCAAGACTCAAGTGGTTCCGTGTTGTTGCTCAGAAGTTGCCTGTTGCAGATATGCACGACCTGGCTGAGAAGCTCTTCACATCGGAATATCAAAGTTTGACGCGAGGGAGTAATGACCAATATTTCCTTGTCAGCCCTATTCCCGGTAATCGCTACAATTTATTGATCCTGTCCCGGGAGGATGTCGAACTGGCCTATCTTGATGATAGTCAGCGATTGGTGGCTACGATGGGAGTAGTAGTAGTAATTGTCCTGATCGGAATTTACCTGCTATTATCAAAAATCATATTCTCCCCACTTCGCAAACTAAAGCTTGAGGCGAAACATGCGGGTCGGTCGCTTGATGCCGGTGAGGACGACGCCGATGCAGTTGTCGAGGAATATCGCCGGGTTATTCATGAACTCAGGAAACAGGAACAGCAACTTCTGCGTCTGAATGAGATCATCAGGCAGAAGGCAGACTCACTTGAGCAGTTCAACAAGTACCTGCTGCAATCGATACGCTCCGGCATTGTCACGTTTGATCTTGAAGGCAACATTGTAACTGTCAATGATGCGGCCGAGAGTATGCTGGGGGTGACAATCGAAGGTTGTATTGGAAAGGCCTATGGGACGGTAATCCCTGACGGATCGGTGATATCGTCAGCGGTTTCGATGAGTCTGAAAGATCTGACGGCGACTGATTACCAGGAAACGGATATGACCGGCCCGGACGGACGTCATCTTACAGTTGGAGTATCCACATCGGTTATCTGTGGAGGAAACGACCAGCCGCTGGGAGTGTCACTGTTGCTAAATAACCTGAGTGAGGTTACGCAGTTGCGCACTGAACTTGAGGTAAAAGAACGAATGGCCGCGTTGGGAGAGCTGGCTGGAGGTCTGGCTCATCAACTGCGGAATTCGATGGGAGCCATATCAGGCTACCTGACGCTTCTAAAAAAGCGACTTGACCAAAAAGACACCGTTGAGGACAGCGTCGCGGCTCTCATTGCTGAAGCTGCTGAGGCACAGGATCTGCTCGAGTGTTTCCTGCAATATGCCCGTCCATTGCAAATAAACGGTTTCCCTGAGGTGTTGGCTGATCTCGTATTCGATGTAGTTAGTTCGTTTCAAGTGCGTCAGGATTTAACGGCTATCCGGTTCCGCATAGAAGCTGATATGCAGTTGACAGTAATACTTGATGCTCTTCTGTTCAAACAAGTACTGGGGAACCTGATTGAAAACGCTGCGCTGGCGTATGGTCCTGATGGGGGAGAGGTGCTTATTGAGGTCAGCGAAGCGGATGGGAATGTAATCATTGAGGTTTCTGACAACGGCTGTGGCATCCCGATTGAGAACCTGGACAAAATATTCACTCCCTTTTTCTCATCAAGAGCGGCTGGTACAGGCCTGGGGCTGTCGCTGGCTAGCAAGATTGTCGATCTGCACGGGGGAAGACTAACGGTCACATCGGAGGCGAATCAGCGGACGGTGTTTTCTGTCATTCTACCCATGATTCCAACACCAGACCAAGACAATACTAATTCAGGAGTTTCAGCCCAGGTTGTGACCTAA